TGGTTGTTACACCTAGTTTCGTTTTAGAAATAAAAGATAAATTTCCAAAAGGATTTTATTCTCATGGATTTTTAAATTTTCATGATGGATCATCTTCTATAGGGGGACATTTATCAGCTTCTAAAATAAAAGAAATATTTGCTGTGGAAGATATGATGTATGGAAGAAAAAGCTGCTCTATAAAATTCTTTGGAGAAGATGAAAAAGAAATATTTGCTGTTTATGTTCCAAGAGATGAAAAGAAAGAACTTATAAAAGAATGTTTAGACAGCTTCAATAATTTATAATAAAAAATTAATTCAAAAAATAAAGAAAGCAGTTAATAAAAAACCGCTTTCTTTATATCTATATTATAAAACATCTTGGGGAAAGATT
This genomic stretch from Fusobacterium sp. harbors:
- the hutX gene encoding heme utilization cystosolic carrier protein HutX, encoding MKEKIEEILKNGEGASLSKISKDLEISFIEVLRQAPAPTVRKYDISKLDELFDILRSWEKVLLLVVTPSFVLEIKDKFPKGFYSHGFLNFHDGSSSIGGHLSASKIKEIFAVEDMMYGRKSCSIKFFGEDEKEIFAVYVPRDEKKELIKECLDSFNNL